A region of Patescibacteria group bacterium DNA encodes the following proteins:
- a CDS encoding YbaB/EbfC family nucleoid-associated protein, producing MFSKLKQFKDLRDKAKTLQTALASEAVEGSAAWGKVKIGMDGNQSVTSVSIGDEMLQPGGKDKLETAIKEALNDALKKAQRKMIDKMKESGDFKMPGLSS from the coding sequence ATGTTCAGCAAACTCAAACAGTTCAAGGATCTGCGCGACAAGGCCAAGACCCTGCAGACTGCTCTCGCTTCCGAAGCCGTCGAGGGATCGGCGGCCTGGGGCAAGGTCAAGATTGGCATGGACGGCAATCAGTCCGTGACCTCGGTCTCGATCGGCGACGAGATGCTCCAGCCGGGCGGCAAGGATAAACTGGAGACCGCCATCAAAGAAGCCCTGAACGACGCCCTGAAAAAAGCCCAGCGCAAGATGATCGACAAGATGAAAGAATCCGGCGACTTCAAGATGCCCGGACTTTCTAGCTGA
- the dnaB gene encoding replicative DNA helicase: protein MAEKIPPQNLEAEQSLLGSLLIDKDAAIKIADLVRPEDFYRQVHADIYEAILDLFAKREPIDILSLSNRLNDKGQLEAIGGRAYLIELTSIVPTAAHLHHYAAIIQKKATLRRLLQAATEITGLGHEEDGEIDAVLDKAEQKLFGVSQKYLKTNFTSLKDALDSAFERIDELHRERGKLRGVPTGFTDLDAKLGGLQRSDLVVLAARPSVGKTSLALDIARMAATKHKVPVGIFSLEMSKDQLVDRLICAEAGVDLWRMRTGNLNDKGSSGDFERIGHALGNLSEAPIYIDDTANVNIMEIRTKARRLQIEHGLGLIVIDYIQLMESRGGKSDNRVQEVAEITRALKGIARELNVPVLALSQLSRATENEKPAIPKLSHLRESGSIEQDADVVLFIYRKSADRNYKAEDVPLDEKYLAEIHVAKHRNGPTGVVKMFFDEARVSFRNLDQRQIATPTPAATPASAKVAEKMPQF from the coding sequence ATGGCTGAAAAAATCCCGCCGCAGAACCTGGAGGCCGAGCAATCGCTCCTGGGTTCGCTCCTCATCGACAAGGACGCCGCCATCAAGATCGCCGACCTGGTCAGGCCGGAAGATTTTTATCGGCAGGTGCACGCCGACATCTACGAGGCCATCCTCGACCTGTTCGCCAAGCGCGAACCGATCGACATCCTGTCGCTCTCCAATCGCCTGAACGACAAGGGCCAGCTCGAGGCGATCGGCGGCCGCGCCTACCTGATCGAACTCACGAGCATCGTCCCGACCGCGGCCCATCTGCACCACTACGCCGCCATCATCCAGAAGAAAGCGACCCTGCGCCGCCTGCTGCAAGCCGCCACGGAAATCACCGGACTCGGCCACGAAGAGGACGGCGAGATCGACGCGGTCCTCGACAAAGCGGAACAGAAACTTTTCGGCGTCTCACAGAAATACCTGAAGACCAACTTCACCTCGCTCAAGGACGCACTGGATTCGGCTTTCGAACGCATCGATGAACTGCACCGCGAGCGCGGCAAATTGCGCGGCGTCCCGACCGGCTTCACCGACCTCGACGCCAAACTCGGCGGCCTCCAGCGCTCCGACCTCGTCGTCCTCGCCGCACGCCCGTCGGTCGGCAAGACCAGCTTGGCGCTCGACATCGCTCGTATGGCCGCGACCAAGCACAAGGTCCCGGTCGGTATCTTCTCGCTCGAAATGTCCAAGGATCAGCTCGTCGACCGCCTCATCTGCGCCGAAGCCGGCGTCGATCTCTGGCGCATGCGCACAGGCAACCTGAACGACAAGGGTTCGAGCGGCGACTTCGAACGCATCGGCCACGCCCTTGGCAACCTATCCGAAGCCCCGATCTACATCGACGACACGGCCAACGTGAACATCATGGAGATCCGCACCAAAGCGCGCCGCCTGCAGATCGAGCATGGCCTCGGACTCATCGTCATCGACTACATCCAGCTCATGGAATCGCGCGGCGGCAAATCCGATAACCGCGTTCAGGAAGTCGCCGAGATCACCCGCGCCCTCAAAGGCATCGCCCGCGAACTGAACGTCCCGGTGCTCGCGCTCTCCCAGCTCTCCCGCGCCACGGAAAACGAAAAACCAGCCATCCCGAAACTGTCCCACCTGCGCGAATCCGGTTCCATCGAACAGGATGCCGACGTCGTGCTCTTCATCTACCGCAAATCGGCCGACCGCAACTACAAGGCCGAAGACGTGCCGCTCGACGAGAAATACCTCGCGGAGATCCACGTCGCCAAACACCGCAATGGCCCGACCGGCGTCGTGAAGATGTTCTTCGACGAAGCCCGCGTCAGCTTCCGCAATCTCGACCAGCGGCAAATCGCGACTCCGACCCCGGCCGCAACCCCGGCCAGCGCGAAAGTCGCGGAAAAAATGCCCCAATTCTGA
- a CDS encoding class I SAM-dependent methyltransferase — MASANSETFFMREETAKKIMDSVRSGYDTIAGEFAASRSDLQWLELDDFRRRVKSGDRILDLGCGSGRVFKLFAGAAIEYEGLDVSPELVAIARRENQDLLATFRVGSMLALPYDDASFDVVLMIAALHHVPSRRFRLQAVREAARVLRPGGLLLLTNWDLWSHPKRWRWLGRNLWRKATGRSDLDWNDVLVPWVRGVAETVWRYYHLFTLAELRRLCRAAGLEVEENVRVGERRRGGAANLKTVCRKPLG; from the coding sequence ATGGCTAGTGCCAATTCCGAGACTTTTTTCATGCGCGAAGAAACAGCCAAAAAAATAATGGATTCGGTCCGCAGCGGCTACGATACCATTGCCGGGGAGTTTGCGGCTAGTCGCAGCGATCTGCAGTGGCTGGAACTCGATGATTTCCGCCGGCGGGTGAAGAGCGGCGACCGCATCCTTGATCTCGGCTGCGGTAGCGGCCGCGTCTTCAAGCTGTTCGCCGGCGCAGCCATCGAATATGAAGGGTTGGACGTTTCTCCGGAACTCGTGGCGATCGCCCGGCGCGAGAATCAGGATCTGCTCGCGACCTTCCGCGTCGGTTCGATGCTCGCGCTGCCGTATGACGACGCGTCTTTCGATGTCGTGCTCATGATCGCTGCGCTGCATCATGTTCCCTCGCGGCGTTTCCGTCTGCAGGCCGTGCGCGAAGCAGCGCGCGTTCTTCGGCCCGGCGGGCTGCTGCTCCTGACCAACTGGGACCTGTGGAGCCACCCCAAGCGCTGGCGCTGGCTCGGGCGCAACCTGTGGCGGAAAGCGACCGGCCGCTCGGATCTCGACTGGAACGACGTGCTCGTGCCCTGGGTCCGCGGCGTCGCGGAAACGGTCTGGCGTTATTATCATCTTTTCACCCTGGCCGAACTGCGCCGGCTCTGCCGCGCCGCTGGTCTCGAGGTCGAGGAGAACGTCCGGGTCGGCGAGCGCCGGCGCGGCGGCGCCGCGAATCTGAAGACCGTCTGCCGCAAACCGCTCGGCTGA
- a CDS encoding bifunctional 5,10-methylenetetrahydrofolate dehydrogenase/5,10-methenyltetrahydrofolate cyclohydrolase: MPAEMIDGKAVARKLDRETAELLAGLKFRPGLAAVLVGDDPASHLYVSLKEKACAKLGIDFRRVLLPAAAGQDEVLAAVRSLNADPGIDGIIVQLPLPAGLDADAIIGAIDPAKDADGFHPANLELLDAGRPRLTPGLAAGIIELARSTGADLAGLNALVIANSRIFFRPLTRTLSDAGARPSYLHPDDPKLAEHCREADFVIIAVGRANFLTGALIKPGAIIIDVGTNRVDGRLTGDVEAVSAREAAGWLTPVPGGVGPVTVAMLVRNTVELAIKRR, translated from the coding sequence ATGCCGGCCGAAATGATCGACGGCAAAGCCGTGGCGCGAAAACTCGACCGAGAGACGGCTGAACTGCTGGCGGGTCTGAAATTCCGGCCCGGCCTCGCCGCGGTCCTCGTCGGCGACGATCCGGCCTCGCATCTTTACGTCTCGCTGAAAGAAAAGGCGTGCGCGAAACTCGGGATCGACTTCCGCCGAGTGCTGCTGCCGGCCGCAGCCGGACAAGACGAGGTCCTCGCGGCGGTCAGGTCCCTGAATGCCGATCCCGGCATCGACGGCATTATCGTCCAGCTGCCGCTGCCCGCCGGACTCGACGCGGACGCGATCATCGGCGCCATCGACCCGGCCAAAGACGCCGACGGCTTCCATCCCGCCAACCTGGAGCTGCTCGACGCCGGCCGGCCGCGCCTGACGCCAGGACTCGCCGCCGGGATCATCGAGCTCGCGAGATCGACCGGCGCGGACCTCGCCGGACTGAACGCTCTCGTCATCGCCAACAGCCGGATCTTTTTCCGCCCGCTGACCCGCACTCTGAGCGACGCCGGCGCCAGACCTTCATACCTCCATCCCGACGACCCCAAGCTGGCTGAACACTGCCGCGAGGCTGATTTCGTGATCATCGCCGTCGGGCGCGCGAACTTCCTGACCGGCGCGCTGATCAAACCCGGAGCGATCATCATTGACGTCGGCACGAATCGCGTCGACGGCAGACTCACAGGCGACGTCGAAGCTGTTTCCGCGCGCGAAGCCGCGGGCTGGCTCACGCCCGTCCCGGGCGGCGTCGGCCCGGTCACGGTCGCGATGCTCGTCCGGAACACCGTCGAGCTGGCGATCAAAAGACGCTGA
- a CDS encoding aromatic amino acid transport family protein gives MTKETKDHWLAAASLTGTIIGVGIFGVPYAVSVVGVLPALAFFVVLGGIQLLQHLYLAEVAMICPDKLRFPGLLGRYVGPRARAVGGVANICGLWVGMVAYVIVGGEFLSVLLKPFLGGETFQYQVVWGVLGAAAVYFSLKAISRLGLLTISALIFAFILIFLRAIPAVRAANFALVDIKDLFLPYGIFLFSLSGYPAILEMEDVLEGRHKNYRSAVVIGTLVGAALTIAFGLVVYGVTGAATTEDAVSGLKAVLGGNIATLAALLGFLAIVNCFLDIGVNLRHTFQYDYKMPRLAAWALTVGVPFAIFLSGSKSFTALVSFSGAVFGGVTAILLAILYIAVTKHHLSSDRPPLRVPLWIAYASIILLAAGAAITIAHDAAGLLRG, from the coding sequence ATGACCAAAGAAACGAAGGACCACTGGCTGGCGGCGGCGTCGCTCACCGGCACGATCATCGGCGTCGGCATCTTCGGCGTGCCTTACGCCGTGAGCGTGGTCGGCGTCCTGCCGGCGCTGGCGTTTTTTGTCGTGCTCGGCGGCATCCAGCTCTTGCAGCATCTGTATCTCGCCGAGGTCGCCATGATCTGCCCGGACAAGCTGCGTTTTCCCGGACTCCTCGGCCGGTACGTCGGGCCGCGGGCCCGGGCTGTCGGCGGCGTGGCTAACATCTGCGGCCTGTGGGTCGGCATGGTCGCCTACGTCATCGTCGGCGGCGAGTTCCTGAGCGTGCTCCTGAAGCCGTTTCTGGGCGGCGAGACCTTTCAGTATCAGGTCGTCTGGGGCGTGCTCGGCGCGGCGGCGGTCTACTTCAGCCTCAAGGCGATCTCCCGGCTCGGCCTGCTCACCATCTCGGCGCTGATCTTCGCGTTCATCCTGATCTTCCTGCGGGCGATCCCGGCGGTCCGCGCGGCGAATTTCGCGCTGGTGGACATCAAGGACCTGTTCCTGCCGTACGGCATTTTCCTGTTCTCGCTCAGCGGTTATCCCGCGATCCTCGAGATGGAAGATGTGCTTGAAGGCCGGCACAAGAATTATCGCTCGGCCGTCGTCATCGGGACGCTCGTCGGCGCGGCGCTCACCATTGCGTTCGGCCTCGTGGTCTACGGCGTCACAGGCGCGGCCACCACAGAGGACGCTGTGTCAGGGCTCAAAGCCGTGCTCGGCGGCAATATCGCCACGCTCGCGGCGCTTCTCGGGTTCCTGGCCATCGTCAATTGTTTCCTGGACATCGGCGTCAATCTGCGCCACACGTTCCAGTATGATTATAAGATGCCGCGTCTCGCCGCCTGGGCGTTAACGGTCGGCGTGCCGTTCGCGATCTTCCTGTCCGGGAGCAAGAGCTTCACGGCGCTGGTCAGTTTCAGCGGCGCGGTCTTCGGCGGCGTCACGGCCATCCTGCTCGCAATCCTGTATATCGCCGTGACCAAACACCATCTGTCGTCGGACCGGCCGCCATTGCGTGTGCCCCTCTGGATCGCTTACGCCTCGATTATCCTTCTGGCCGCCGGCGCGGCGATCACCATCGCGCACGACGCGGCCGGCTTGCTGCGAGGTTGA
- a CDS encoding tRNA uridine(34) 5-carboxymethylaminomethyl modification radical SAM/GNAT enzyme Elp3, producing MKKVSELALAIIKTSLARGVQDKDALSALKRELTRGSGRGLPTTTELRQAYETIIAADPAAANAGLDRLLRRRDVRSLSGVAIITVLTKPYPCPGRCLYCPTERNMPKSYLANEPAAMRAVDAGFDPWRQVSRRLRALQGNGHPSDKIELIVKGGTWSAYPWQYQQWFIKRCFDACNNFGGTVRRSPRTLAAAQVINETATHRVIGLTLETRPDRITPTEIVRLRELGCTRVELGVQSVNDRLLLRVQRGHDAAAVIRATRLLKDAGYKTDFHLMPQLPGATPASDLRDLRTIFSDPGYRPDMIKVYPCVVLESAALYQEWKRGAYVPYSDRKLLELLIEFKTGVPPYCRISRLIRDIPSTSIKAGNPVTNLRQDIARIMAERGLRCRCLRCREIGHAAKDRPALLAAAPKLFDLKYEASGGLEHFLSFEDRSRRGVFAFCRLRLPGRDGVRERRSQGETESGRDGVDRKKLYGLLPEIRGAAFLRELHTYGHLVPIAAHDPRASQHKGLGRRLMAEAERLAKKAGYKKLAVISGVGVRGYYRKLGYRRQGTYMLKRLA from the coding sequence ATGAAAAAAGTCTCGGAATTGGCACTAGCCATAATTAAAACATCTCTGGCGCGCGGCGTCCAAGACAAGGACGCTCTTTCGGCGTTGAAACGGGAGCTGACCCGCGGTTCCGGGCGCGGTTTGCCGACCACGACCGAACTCCGTCAAGCCTATGAGACCATCATCGCGGCCGACCCCGCCGCCGCGAACGCCGGCCTCGATCGCCTCCTCCGCCGCCGCGACGTCCGCTCGCTCTCCGGCGTCGCGATCATCACCGTCCTAACCAAACCCTATCCCTGCCCGGGCCGCTGCCTGTACTGCCCGACCGAGCGGAATATGCCGAAAAGCTACCTGGCCAACGAACCGGCCGCCATGCGCGCGGTCGACGCCGGTTTCGATCCCTGGCGGCAAGTGTCGCGCCGACTGCGGGCGCTCCAGGGTAACGGCCACCCGTCCGACAAGATCGAACTCATCGTCAAAGGCGGCACCTGGTCGGCGTATCCTTGGCAGTACCAGCAATGGTTCATCAAGAGATGTTTCGACGCCTGCAATAATTTCGGCGGGACCGTCCGGCGCTCGCCGCGGACGCTCGCCGCCGCGCAGGTGATCAACGAGACCGCCACCCATCGCGTCATCGGACTCACGCTCGAAACGCGTCCGGACCGGATCACGCCGACCGAGATCGTCCGGCTGCGCGAGCTCGGCTGCACCCGCGTCGAACTCGGCGTGCAGAGCGTCAACGACCGGCTGCTGCTCCGCGTCCAGCGCGGCCACGACGCCGCCGCCGTCATCCGGGCCACACGGCTCCTCAAGGACGCCGGCTACAAGACCGACTTCCACCTGATGCCGCAGCTCCCCGGCGCGACCCCGGCCTCGGATCTACGCGACCTGCGGACGATCTTCAGCGACCCCGGCTACCGGCCGGACATGATCAAGGTCTATCCCTGCGTGGTGCTGGAATCAGCGGCGCTGTACCAGGAATGGAAGCGCGGCGCTTACGTCCCCTACTCCGACCGCAAACTCCTGGAGCTGCTGATCGAATTCAAGACCGGCGTGCCGCCCTACTGCCGCATCTCGCGGCTCATCCGCGACATCCCTTCCACTTCCATCAAAGCCGGCAACCCCGTGACCAACCTCCGCCAGGACATCGCTCGGATCATGGCCGAGCGCGGTCTGCGCTGCCGCTGCCTCCGCTGCCGCGAGATCGGCCACGCCGCGAAAGACCGCCCGGCGCTCCTCGCCGCCGCGCCGAAACTGTTCGACCTGAAATACGAAGCCTCGGGCGGCCTCGAGCATTTCCTGAGTTTCGAAGACCGGAGCCGGCGCGGGGTCTTCGCTTTCTGCCGGTTGAGGTTGCCAGGGAGAGACGGAGTCAGGGAGAGACGGAGTCAGGGAGAGACGGAGTCAGGGAGAGACGGAGTTGATCGCAAAAAATTGTACGGACTGCTGCCGGAGATCCGCGGCGCCGCTTTTCTTCGCGAACTTCACACCTATGGCCATCTGGTACCGATCGCTGCACACGATCCGCGAGCCTCGCAGCACAAAGGCCTCGGCCGGCGCCTCATGGCCGAAGCGGAACGACTCGCGAAAAAAGCCGGTTACAAGAAACTGGCGGTCATCTCCGGCGTCGGCGTCCGCGGCTACTACCGCAAGCTCGGCTATCGGCGGCAAGGCACTTACATGCTGAAAAGACTGGCCTGA
- a CDS encoding serine protease yields the protein MTDDRKDDGQNHGRPLIINAANEEICGKNGTDVCLPKAQWPLFKKAVDVTVEIDVNGSEKHWIGAGVVISKSGLVITAWHVVRGAKKIRVRRLRLDRETSKLVVARKRHVCDLVYADHKADIAVLKLRRPPLNLPVAALGDSDDLEKDDPLYRVGCDDTPIASGYLLSFGKENRLDEITVGMPSQSGSSGGPIFGIYGRVVAIALRTNADEKLPPCSYAVPINVIKRRVLRRRVIRELLEPPT from the coding sequence ATGACCGACGATCGCAAAGATGACGGTCAAAACCACGGCCGACCGCTGATCATCAACGCGGCCAACGAGGAGATCTGCGGCAAAAACGGGACCGACGTCTGCCTACCGAAAGCCCAGTGGCCGCTGTTCAAAAAAGCGGTCGACGTAACCGTTGAGATCGACGTGAACGGAAGCGAAAAACACTGGATCGGCGCCGGCGTCGTCATCTCGAAAAGCGGACTCGTGATCACCGCCTGGCACGTCGTGCGGGGCGCGAAGAAGATCCGTGTCCGCCGGCTGAGACTCGACCGCGAGACCAGCAAGCTCGTCGTGGCCAGAAAGCGGCACGTCTGCGACCTGGTCTATGCCGATCACAAGGCTGACATCGCGGTCCTCAAACTGCGCCGTCCGCCGCTGAATCTGCCGGTCGCCGCGCTCGGCGACTCCGACGATCTCGAGAAGGACGATCCGCTCTACCGCGTCGGCTGCGACGACACCCCGATCGCCTCGGGCTATCTCCTGTCTTTCGGCAAAGAGAATCGCCTCGATGAGATCACTGTCGGCATGCCGTCCCAGTCCGGTTCGAGCGGCGGACCGATCTTCGGCATCTACGGCCGCGTCGTCGCGATCGCGCTCCGCACCAACGCCGACGAAAAGCTGCCGCCCTGTTCCTACGCCGTCCCGATCAACGTGATCAAAAGGCGCGTGCTCCGGCGTCGCGTCATCCGGGAACTCCTGGAGCCGCCGACCTGA
- the glyA gene encoding serine hydroxymethyltransferase: MPKYLENLNAADPEVAAAVAGEIRRQREGLEMIASENIVSLPVLEALGTPLTNKYSEGYPGKRYYGGNQHIDVIENLAIERARQLFGAEHANVQPHAGSQANLAAYFALAELGDTVLALDLAHGGHLTHGSKVNFSGRFYKIASYGVRRDTERIDMDEVRAIAKREKPKIIVAGFTAYPRHLDFEAFRAIADEVGAYLMVDMAHFAGLVAAHVHPDPVPFADVVTTTTHKTLRGPRGAMILCRREDRLRPDDKKDLARRVDSAVFPGIQGGPLDHAVAAKAVAFKEALEPSFVDYQKQVLANAKTLAAGLAAEGLRIVSGGTDNHLVLVDLSPLGLGGQAAEAALDAVGIYTNKNLIPFDTRKPLDPSGLRIGTPALTTRGFGSEELAEVAKLIGRVLKSPEDGFAKETAAKRVRELAAAHPIYGELILD, translated from the coding sequence ATGCCCAAATATCTCGAAAATCTGAACGCTGCTGATCCGGAGGTCGCCGCGGCCGTCGCGGGCGAGATCCGCCGCCAGCGCGAAGGCCTGGAAATGATCGCCTCCGAGAATATCGTCTCGCTGCCGGTCCTCGAGGCGCTCGGCACGCCGCTCACCAACAAATATTCCGAGGGCTATCCGGGCAAGCGCTACTACGGCGGCAACCAGCATATCGACGTGATCGAGAACCTGGCCATCGAGCGCGCCCGGCAGCTTTTCGGCGCCGAGCACGCCAATGTCCAGCCGCACGCCGGTTCGCAGGCGAATCTGGCCGCCTACTTCGCGCTCGCCGAACTCGGCGACACCGTGCTGGCGCTCGATCTCGCGCACGGCGGCCACCTGACGCACGGCAGCAAGGTCAATTTCTCCGGCCGTTTCTACAAGATCGCGTCCTATGGCGTCCGGCGCGACACGGAACGGATCGACATGGACGAGGTCCGCGCCATCGCCAAGCGCGAAAAACCGAAGATCATCGTCGCTGGTTTCACCGCCTATCCGCGGCATCTTGATTTCGAAGCATTCCGCGCCATCGCCGACGAGGTCGGCGCTTACCTGATGGTCGACATGGCGCATTTCGCCGGCCTCGTGGCCGCGCACGTCCATCCTGATCCCGTCCCCTTCGCCGACGTCGTCACGACGACCACGCACAAGACGCTGCGCGGACCGCGCGGCGCGATGATCCTGTGCCGGCGCGAGGATCGCCTGCGGCCGGACGACAAAAAAGATCTGGCCCGGCGCGTCGACTCCGCGGTCTTCCCGGGGATCCAGGGCGGCCCGCTCGACCACGCGGTCGCGGCCAAGGCCGTGGCGTTCAAGGAAGCGCTGGAGCCGTCTTTCGTTGATTATCAAAAACAGGTCCTGGCGAACGCTAAAACGCTCGCCGCCGGACTCGCCGCCGAAGGACTGCGGATCGTGAGCGGCGGCACGGACAATCATCTGGTGCTCGTCGACCTCTCGCCTCTGGGCCTGGGCGGCCAAGCCGCCGAAGCCGCGCTGGATGCCGTCGGCATCTACACGAACAAGAACCTGATCCCCTTCGATACCCGCAAGCCGCTCGACCCGTCCGGTCTCCGCATCGGCACGCCGGCCCTCACGACGCGCGGTTTCGGCTCGGAAGAGCTCGCCGAAGTGGCCAAACTCATCGGCCGGGTGCTGAAGTCGCCCGAGGACGGTTTCGCCAAAGAAACGGCCGCCAAGCGCGTCCGCGAACTCGCCGCCGCCCACCCGATCTACGGCGAACTGATCCTGGACTGA
- the murC gene encoding UDP-N-acetylmuramate--L-alanine ligase translates to MSLFEGVKKVHMVGAGGIGVSAAAKLLAHEGKIVTGSDLGRNEAVGELEAAGIRVSLGHAAENLPADADLLVYSSAVSAANPERAEAARRGIRQLSYFEFLGEYSRTKWTIAVSGTNGKSTTTAILGLILEAAGLDPTVIVGSKVRSFPDQNLRLGRGKYFVVEACEHQAHMLELVPRMIVLTNIEEDHLDYYRDLEHIRATFQKYVGSLPTDGALILNADDPVSCDGLQPPVAPRTYGFAGAADYRAADTRVGGGRQSFVVSGPGGGLGRFELPLPGSFNIMNALAAIAAASELGVPDEIIRRSLAGFPGLWRRFEKAGERGGAPIYSDYGHHPTAVAGTVQAAHEFHSDRRVVLCFQPHQHSRTKKLFEEFVASFDGADVLVLAEIFDVAGREESADSDVSSAKLVEAVLRRDAVNGRVRPVFHAADPAAAKRILIELLRPADVCLVMGAGDIYKIAAELADPRL, encoded by the coding sequence ATGTCGTTATTCGAGGGCGTCAAAAAGGTCCACATGGTCGGCGCGGGCGGCATCGGCGTTTCCGCCGCGGCCAAGCTTTTGGCGCACGAGGGCAAGATTGTCACTGGATCCGATCTCGGGCGCAACGAGGCCGTCGGCGAACTCGAAGCGGCCGGCATCCGCGTGAGCCTCGGCCACGCGGCGGAGAATCTGCCGGCTGACGCCGACCTGCTCGTCTATTCGTCCGCCGTCTCGGCGGCCAATCCTGAACGGGCCGAAGCCGCGCGCCGGGGCATCCGCCAATTGAGTTACTTCGAATTCCTCGGCGAGTATTCGCGGACCAAATGGACGATCGCGGTCTCGGGCACGAATGGCAAGAGCACGACCACGGCCATTCTGGGACTCATCCTCGAAGCCGCGGGCCTCGATCCGACGGTCATCGTCGGCTCCAAGGTCCGGTCGTTTCCCGATCAGAACCTGCGCCTGGGCCGCGGGAAATATTTCGTCGTCGAAGCCTGCGAACATCAGGCGCACATGCTGGAGCTCGTGCCGCGGATGATCGTGCTCACCAATATCGAGGAGGATCATCTGGATTATTATCGCGACCTCGAACATATCCGCGCCACTTTCCAGAAGTACGTCGGGTCGCTGCCGACTGACGGCGCGCTGATCCTGAACGCCGATGATCCGGTGAGCTGCGACGGCCTTCAGCCGCCGGTCGCGCCGCGGACCTATGGTTTCGCCGGCGCGGCGGATTATCGCGCCGCGGACACGCGTGTCGGCGGCGGCCGCCAGAGCTTCGTGGTCTCCGGTCCCGGCGGCGGGCTCGGACGCTTCGAATTGCCGTTGCCCGGCAGCTTCAACATCATGAACGCGCTCGCAGCCATCGCTGCCGCCAGCGAACTCGGCGTTCCGGACGAGATCATCAGGCGGTCGCTCGCGGGCTTCCCCGGACTCTGGCGCCGTTTCGAAAAAGCGGGGGAGCGCGGCGGCGCGCCGATCTATTCCGATTACGGCCATCATCCGACCGCGGTCGCCGGCACCGTTCAGGCCGCGCATGAATTCCATTCGGATCGCCGCGTCGTGCTTTGTTTCCAGCCGCATCAGCACAGCCGCACGAAAAAACTTTTTGAAGAATTCGTCGCTTCCTTCGATGGCGCCGACGTCCTGGTGCTCGCCGAGATCTTCGACGTGGCCGGCCGGGAAGAGTCTGCGGACAGTGATGTCAGTTCCGCCAAGCTCGTCGAAGCCGTGCTCCGGCGCGACGCCGTGAACGGCCGCGTGCGGCCGGTCTTCCATGCCGCGGATCCGGCGGCGGCCAAGCGGATCCTCATTGAACTTCTGCGCCCAGCGGACGTCTGTCTCGTGATGGGCGCCGGCGATATCTACAAGATCGCCGCGGAACTCGCTGATCCTCGCTTATGA
- the recR gene encoding recombination mediator RecR, which produces MANSKLQMAKFPQPIENLMRELGQLPGVGPKTAERYAFALLKSNAHERERLAQAISGIGRNLRACSICRNYTETDPCPICSDPARDKELICVVANEQDLLAIDHTGDYRGRYHILGGTLSPADGITPNELTVNELVRRVSATRPREIILAFDPTIEGETTMLYLSRLLQPLGAKLTRLARGLPIGSELGYADEVTLSDALKGRRELAPSPSR; this is translated from the coding sequence ATGGCTAATAGCAAACTGCAGATGGCCAAATTTCCCCAACCGATCGAGAACCTGATGCGCGAGCTCGGGCAGCTGCCCGGCGTCGGCCCCAAAACGGCCGAACGCTACGCTTTCGCGCTGCTCAAATCCAACGCGCACGAACGGGAACGGCTGGCCCAGGCCATCAGCGGCATCGGCCGGAACCTGCGGGCCTGCTCGATCTGCCGTAACTACACCGAGACCGACCCCTGCCCGATCTGTTCCGATCCGGCCCGCGACAAGGAACTGATCTGCGTCGTGGCCAACGAGCAGGATCTCCTGGCCATCGACCACACCGGCGATTACCGCGGCCGCTATCACATCCTTGGCGGCACGCTGTCGCCGGCCGACGGCATCACGCCGAACGAACTCACCGTCAACGAACTGGTGCGGCGCGTCAGCGCGACCCGGCCACGCGAGATCATCCTGGCTTTCGATCCGACGATCGAAGGCGAGACGACCATGCTCTACCTGTCGCGGCTGCTGCAGCCGCTCGGCGCCAAGCTGACCCGGCTCGCGCGCGGGCTACCCATCGGCAGCGAACTCGGCTATGCCGACGAGGTCACCCTGAGCGACGCGCTCAAAGGACGCCGGGAGCTGGCTCCCAGCCCCAGCCGTTAG